In Musa acuminata AAA Group cultivar baxijiao chromosome BXJ2-8, Cavendish_Baxijiao_AAA, whole genome shotgun sequence, one genomic interval encodes:
- the LOC135619881 gene encoding NDR1/HIN1-like protein 10 codes for MESTKRDRDRDRRHTLRLPRRPRILHCVAITAVSLLALVGILVLVFWLVVRPSLLRCSVEKAHLQGFNITDNTLSATFNLTLEVHNPNRKVAVYFDRVEVAVWYDGQMLALNEVAPFYQPRRDVRMLKVDLVARSRPLLSSVETSLKQDRSAGEAAVEVRMRAMVRFKVGLLKTDHYTLRAYCLPVLVRFSSSVTQFQKVYCDVYI; via the coding sequence ATGGAAAGCACTAAGCGCGACCGGGACCGCGACCGACGGCATACCCTGCGCCTCCCGCGCCGCCCCAGAATCCTTCACTGCGTCGCCATCACCGCAGTCAGCCTCCTTGCGCTCGTGGGGATTCTCGTACTAGTCTTCTGGCTCGTTGTCCGTCCCTCCTTGCTCAGGTGCTCCGTGGAAAAAGCCCACCTCCAGGGCTTCAACATCACCGACAACACCCTCAGTGCCACCTTCAACCTCACCCTGGAAGTTCACAACCCTAACCGCAAGGTCGCAGTGTACTTCGACCGGGTCGAAGTCGCTGTGTGGTACGACGGCCAGATGCTGGCTCTTAACGAGGTTGCACCATTCTACCAGCCGCGGCGGGACGTCAGGATGCTCAAGGTCGACCTGGTGGCCCGTTCGAGGCCGCTGCTTAGCTCGGTGGAGACGAGTCTAAAGCAGGACCGGTCGGCTggggaggcggcggtggaggtgAGGATGAGGGCGATGGTCAGGTTCAAGGTGGGGCTGCTGAAGACCGACCACTACACACTGCGGGCCTACTGCTTGCCGGTGCTCGTGCGCTTCTCGTCGTCGGTGACGCAGTTTCAGAAGGTCTACTGCGACGTTTACATCTGA
- the LOC135619061 gene encoding uncharacterized protein LOC135619061, with product MFKLHRHRSDRFGEKVEFKLSNLQAIKVPRGWEKLFLSIVSVDSGKTIAKTSKSTVRSGNCQWTGTESIWVSQDDVSKELEECHFKIVVSPASARSIILGEVTLNVADYLGKEESGPLFLPLKKCDSGTTLQVKIQCVTPKSKFRVGKSWKDTTSHLEDHSNIDDLDSKSDGSDNLFNRNLGSSSSNHLANTSYPEEPGNRETCFSASGSHRSSDSGDSFGRTAFSPKNSLNGGQYIGRLDSSGSQISATYSAGPGDELLRSNPSSFNSRASGSSLHTNNWQDITQRTSNNGLATPSLRPTGSSKDLLEASEEIEELHDEVKMWERHSRQLKLDLEILKKEISEKSKHQADLDRQLSAAHNERDSLKQEVKRLKAALEESMSNRTDVSNVKNEDMVRVQMELEDELNFQKDSNVNLTQQLKKTQESNIELVAILQELEEITEKQKLELANLSQQNHVDKHEGHRSQKSFDNEAEWERKLALKEEEIAILEEKLSDIANNDKMSSGRNPDLIREVEVLTSKVNELERDCAELTDENLDLIFKLKELSKDVRKGNHTHGSRSRDFHDHISSNNSEYENGLLISQIHDFEDELIRKEAMCGPLSSKLKDLEKVSADLERELQHYKDEASDLEIRLHQRQRKLEEKDLELYNLQQKIKSSLETDLEGFNTFAMKGFEEVESFGCSDMQNVVSEMDKQIRLALTQVRSLHSNDSSDADKARGSDIDLTFPGVDHIDQKNQLECITKSLHELNALLRENILRCNPISRGASSGLSQRSSNDTEAPEHLKDESSTTQEPEDEFQSTLLLKEKEIDRLGHSNKELADLISSLQKEKCQLEEDLASLHQENIDNSKYLQDMEHDLLVLTGSVKSHVSVNKTLERKSVELESCNKELELHVSELEQENVKLSERISGLEAQLRYLTNEKESNRLELEGTRSFAADLKDEVEQQKAEMEMQKAELKQKLQETQKRLSVALEESDYSSRSNSKLQATIASLIEECSSLQKLNGDLKKQKLEFHERITHLEIELDESKKKNFDFCKQVDLLEIKLSLLQKDVALKEKSLLSQLEHIFQDHKEHEERIDKAHSLLNKIELEKTVEVENLRKEMSNLTAQMSSNHDDQEKITSDAVHEASILRSDKVKLECSLQEVNSKVKLYETDLQTLRQESKNKIQGLVDLLNASKQSEEMLMADIEHIQRTMDSVKSSEEKHRKMVNDLELKLKSSDYEKQQVMEESTGLKLQLQKLSELQNSVLDLKGSLDGADFEKRKLEELLKSVSEEYEELKAEKVSLTEKVSNMQKALCNSEDDRRSRVVLQEKLLRLESDLSIKEASYAQEAEFKNELNRIKRTNSEYQRKVQSLEQENLELMKKVQIMEKDLMLRKTSCQDEKVSSEDDDKPHSHLEGPHCSKEVHEPERLLLETKHADAVEADNMDEVQHKRVVSGKEADHLLKNNVNENTDKISSLEAELREMKERYLNMSLRYAEVEAQREGLVMQLKSMKKEKRWFS from the exons ATGTTCAAGCTGCATCGGCACAGGTCCGACAGATTCGGGGAGAAGGTCGAGTTCAAGCTCTCCAATCTACAGGCCATCAAG GTTCCTAGAGGATGGGAGAAACTTTTTCTTTCTATTGTGTCAGTAGATTCTGGAAAAACGATTGCTAAAACCAGCAAATCTACAGTAAGAAGCGGAAATTGTCAGTGGACTGGAACAGAATCTATATGGGTGTCCCAAGATGATGTGTCTAAAGAGCTTGAAGAATGTCACTTTAAGATTGTGGTTTCCCCG GCTTCTGCTAGATCTATCATTCTTGGTGAGGTTACCTTGAATGTAGCAGATTATCTGGGTAAGGAAGAATCTGGCCCTCTCTTCCTTCCATTAAAGAAGTGTGATTCTGGGACAACTTTACAG GTCAAAATTCAGTGTGTGACCCCAAAATCAAAATTCAG GGTTGGAAAATCTTGGAAAGATACAACTTCTCATCTTGAAGATCACAGTAATATTGATGACCTGGACAGCAAGTCAGATGGATCTGACAATTTATTCAATAGGAATCTTGGATCTTCTTCAAGTAATCATTTGGCCAATACTTCCTATCCAGAAGAACCTGGAAATAGG GAGACATGCTTCTCAGCATCGGGGTCACATCGTAGTTCTGACTCAGGGGATAGCTTTGGTCGGACAGCTTTTTCCCCCAAAAACAGCTTGAATGGGGGtcaatacattggaagactagatTCATCAGGTTCACAGATTAGTGCAACTTATAGTGCTGGTCCTGGAGATGAGCTTTTGAGATCAAATCCATCATCTTTCAATTCTAGGGCCTCAGGTTCTTCATTGCATACCAATAATTGGCAAGACATTACTCAACGGACTTCTAATAATGGACTTGCAACACCATCATTAAGGCCCACTGGTTCTTCAAAGGATCTTCTTGAAGCTTCTGAAGAAATAGAGGAACTCCATGATGAAGTTAAGATGTGGGAGAGACATTCTCGGCAGTTGAAACTTGATCTTGAGATTTTAAAGAAGGAAATTTCTGAGAAATCCAAGCATCAGGCAGACCTGGACAGGCAGCTTTCAGCTGCACACAATGAACGTGATTCTTTAAAGCAAGAAGTTAAACGTCTGAAAGCAGCATTGGAGGAGTCAATGTCAAATAGAACTGATGTTAGCAATGTGAAAAATGAAGATATGGTTCGTGTGCAGATGGAACTGGAGGATGAGCTGAACTTTCAGAAAGATTCCAATGTCAACTTAACTCAACAACTGAAGAAAACCCAAGAATCAAACATTGAGCTTGTTGCTATACTTCAGGAGTTAGAAGAGATCACAGAGAAACAGAAGTTGGAACTAGCTAACCTTTCACAACAGAACCATGTAGATAAACATGAAGGACACAGGAGTcagaaatcttttgacaatgaggCTGAATGGGAGAGAAAACTAGCCctgaaagaagaagaaattgctatactgGAGGAGAAGTTGTCCGATATTGCCAACAATGATAAAATGTCTAGTGGACGTAATCCTGACCTGATAAGAGAAGTTGAGGTCCTTACAAGTAAAGTAAATGAGTTGGAAAGGGATTGTGCCGAACTTACAGATGAAAACCTAGATCTCATATTTAAGTTGAAGGAATTAAGCAAGGACGTCAGAAAAGGAAACCATACACATGGTTCTAGGTCTAGAGATTTTCATGATCATATTTCATCTAATAATTCTGAGTACGAAAATGGCTTGCTCATATCACAAATCCATGACTTTGAGGATGAACTAATTAGGAAGGAGGCCATGTGTGGTCCATTATCAAGTAAGCTCAAGGACCTTGAGAAAGTATCTGCTGATCTCGAGagagaattacaacattataagGATGAAGCTAGTGATCTTGAGATAAGGCTCCACCAAAGACAAAGGAAATTAGAAGAAAAGGACCTAGAGTTATACAATCTACAGCAAAAAATTAAATCAAGCCTCGAAACTGACTTGGAAGGTTTCAACACTTTTGCTATGAAAGGATTTGAAGAAGTTGAGTCATTTGGCTGCTCAGATATGCAAAATGTTGTGTCTGAAATGGATAAACAAATTCGTCTTGCTCTAACTCAAGTTAGAAGCTTGCACTCTAATGATAGTTCTGATGCAGATAAAGCACGTGGTAGTGATATTGATCTTACATTTCCTGGTGTAGATCATATCGATCAGAAAAATCAGTTAGAGTGTATTACAAAAAGTTTACATGAGTTGAATGCTTTATTAAGAGAGAACATTCTAAGATGCAACCCTATATCTCGAGGTGCAAGTTCTGGTCTCAGCCAGAGAAGTTCAAACGATACAGAAGCTCCAGAGCACCTAAAAGATGAAAGTTCTACAACACAAGAACCTGAAGATGAGTTCCAGTCTACCTTGTTGCTAAAGGAAAAAGAGATAGATAGACTTGGACATTCTAACAAAGAGCTAGCAGATCTTATTAGCAGTCTTCAGAAAGAGAAATGTCAACTGGAGGAAGATTTGGCTTCTTTACATCAAGAAAACATTGATAACTCAAAATACTTGCAAGACATGGAGCATGATTTGCTGGTGCTTACTGGTAGTGTGAAATCACATGTTTCTGTTAATAAAACTCTTGAAAGAAAGTCGGTGGAACTTGAAAGTTGCAACAAAGAGCTGGAATTGCATGTTTCTGAGCTTGAAcaagaaaatgtaaaattatCAGAACGCATCTCTGGGTTAGAAGCCCAACTAAGATATTTGACAAATGAGAAAGAATCTAATCGATTGGAACTGGAAGGTACTCGATCATTTGCTGCTGATTTGAAAGATGAAGTTGAACAACAGAAAGCTGAAATGGAGATGCAGAAAGCAGAACTAAAACAAAAGCTACAAGAGACACAAAAGCGCTTATCAGTGGCTCTAGAGGAGTCAGATTATTCAAGCAGATCAAACTCAAAACTACAAGCTACAATTGCAAGTCTCATTGAAGAGTGCAGCTCTCTTCAGAAACTCAATGGAGATTTAAAGAAGCAGAAACTGGAGTTTCATGAACGCATTACACATCTTGAAATTGAATTAGATGAATCCAAAAAGAAAAACTTCGATTTTTGCAAGCAAGTTGATCTTTTAGAAATAAAACTTTCTTTGCTGCAAAAAGATGTTGCACTGAAGGAGAAGTCACTACTGTCACAACTTGAGCACATTTTTCAAGATCATAAGGAGCATGAAGAAAGAATAGATAAGGCACACAGTTTGTTAAATAAGATTGAATTGGAAAAAACAGTTGAAGTAGAGAACCTCAGGAAAGAGATGTCTAACCTTACTGCACAAATGTCATCAAATCATGATGACCAAGAAAAAATAACATCAGATGCAGTGCATGAAGCATCTATCCTGCGTTCAGATAAAGTTAAACTTGAATGTAGTCTTCAGGAAGTCAATTCAAAAGTTAAGCTGTACGAGACTGACTTACAAACTCTCCGGCAAGAGTCCAAGAATAAGATTCAAGGATTAGTTGATTTGCTTAATGCTTCTAAACAGAGTGAGGAAATGTTAATGGCTGACATTGAGCATATACAACGAACAATGGACAGTGTCAAATCTAGTGAAGAGAAACATAGAAAAATGGTAAATGATTTAGAGTTGAAGCTTAAATCTTCTGATTATGAAAAACAGCAAGTAATGGAAGAGAGCACTGGGTTAAAACTTCAATTGCAAAAGTTGTCTGAACTTCAGAATTCAGTCTTAGACCTTAAAGGCTCTCTTGATGGGGCAGACTTTGAAAAGCGAAAACTGGAGGAGTTGTTGAAGTCAGTGTCGGAAGAATATGAAGAACTGAAAGCAGAGAAAGTTTCCTTGACAGAGAAAGTTTCTAATATGCAGAAGGCTTTATGTAATAGTGAAGATGACAGGCGCAGTAGAGTTGTTTTGCAAGAAAAACTTTTGAGGTTGGAAAGTGACCTTTCAATAAAAGAAGCATCTTATGCCCAGGAAGCAGAGTTTAAGAATGAACTTAATCGGATAAAGCGGACTAACAGTGAGTACCAAAGAAAGGTTCAAAGTCTTGAGCAGGAAAATCTTGAGTTAATGAAGAAAGTTCAGATAATGGAGAAGGATCTCATGCTGAGAAAAACATCCTGCCAGGATGAGAAAGTTAGTAGTGAG GATGACGATAAGCCGCATAGCCATCTTGAAGGGCCACATTGCAGTAAGGAAGTTCACGAGCCAGAGAGACTGTTACTTGAAACCAAACATGCTGATGCTGTGGAGGCAGATAATATGGATGAAGTGCAACATAAAAG AGTCGTCTCAGGGAAGGAAGCtgatcaccttctaaagaacaatgtGAATGAGAACACAGATAAGATCTCCTCTTTAGAGGCAGAACTAAGAGAGATGAAAGAACGGTATCTTAATATGAGCCTTCGATATGCCGAAGTGGAGGCTCAGCGTGAGGGCCTGGTGATGCAGTTGAAGTCtatgaaaaaggagaaaaggtgGTTCTCATGA